A single region of the Bacillota bacterium genome encodes:
- the tgt gene encoding tRNA guanosine(34) transglycosylase Tgt: protein MPIQFQINEKCPDSSARLGILKTAHGTIQTPVFMPVGTQGSVKAITVHELERMGTGIILGNCYHLFLRPGVEIIARHGGLHQFMNWKGSILTDSGGFQVFSLGGLRKIDDQGVTFTSHIDGSTHHLTPERVTRLQNMLGSDIAMVLDQCPPFPAERSEVETAVKRTTLWARRCKEAHLREDQSLFAIVQGGIYRDLRRKSAAELTEMDFPGYAVGGLSVGEPKELMYESLEWIVPELPSEKIRYLMGVGSPDALLEGVYRGVDIFDCVLPTRIARNGRVMTSQGYLPIRNGAYSSDLSPLDENCGCSVCKEYSRAYIRHLLNAGEILGLRLTTYHNLYYLDNLMKNIRNALKEKRFKEFYREASPQLANIYGGVVK, encoded by the coding sequence ATGCCGATTCAATTTCAAATAAATGAAAAGTGCCCTGATTCGTCAGCGCGCCTGGGGATTTTGAAAACTGCTCATGGCACGATTCAAACTCCTGTTTTTATGCCTGTCGGGACCCAGGGATCAGTCAAAGCGATAACTGTTCATGAACTGGAGAGAATGGGTACCGGCATTATACTTGGCAATTGCTATCATCTCTTTTTAAGACCGGGAGTTGAAATAATTGCCCGGCATGGCGGATTGCATCAATTCATGAACTGGAAAGGTTCAATCCTGACCGATAGCGGTGGGTTCCAGGTTTTTAGCCTGGGCGGATTACGCAAAATTGACGACCAGGGAGTAACCTTTACCTCCCATATCGACGGCTCAACGCACCACCTGACCCCAGAAAGGGTAACCCGCCTGCAGAATATGCTCGGGTCTGACATAGCAATGGTTCTCGACCAGTGCCCCCCATTTCCGGCAGAACGTTCAGAGGTCGAAACAGCAGTGAAGAGAACTACACTTTGGGCCCGTCGCTGTAAAGAGGCACACTTGAGGGAGGATCAGTCGCTCTTTGCCATAGTACAGGGTGGGATATACAGGGATTTACGCCGGAAATCTGCAGCTGAACTGACCGAAATGGACTTTCCGGGTTATGCAGTCGGCGGATTGAGTGTTGGCGAACCGAAAGAACTGATGTATGAATCCCTGGAGTGGATAGTACCCGAACTTCCGTCAGAAAAAATTCGCTACCTTATGGGGGTGGGTTCACCCGACGCCCTTCTGGAAGGTGTATATCGCGGTGTTGATATTTTTGATTGTGTTCTGCCGACCAGGATCGCCCGCAATGGCAGGGTAATGACCTCACAAGGGTATCTGCCGATTCGTAATGGTGCTTATTCCAGTGACCTATCGCCGTTAGATGAAAACTGCGGTTGTTCGGTCTGCAAAGAATATAGCCGGGCATATATCAGGCACCTGCTTAATGCAGGGGAAATACTCGGTTTACGATTAACGACATATCATAACCTTTATTACCTGGATAACCTGATGAAAAATATCAGAAATGCCCTGAAAGAGAAAAGGTTTAAAGAGTTTTACCGGGAAGCGAGCCCACAACTCGCAAATATTTATGGAGGTGTTGTTAAGTGA
- the queA gene encoding tRNA preQ1(34) S-adenosylmethionine ribosyltransferase-isomerase QueA — translation MDKYSLSYYDYYLPQDLIAQKPLKDRDQSRMLVLNRNNGEIDHSHFKLLPEYLEEDNLLVLNDTRVIPARLNGIIAEKEIAVELLLLHPTKSGKWMAMVKPGRKLKPGVRIELGLGYEAVIEDFGPDGLRIINFPSADPLSVILPKLGKVPLPPYIKAEVDDPEQYQTIYATRDGSAAAPTAGFHFTEEMINTLQFKGVNTAFITLHIGPGTFQPVKTEDIRKHVMHREYYKIDDSTVNIIRTTREKGKRIIAVGTTVCRVLETIAAHSNGNLERSEGWTDLFIYPGFKFQLVDAMLTNFHLPRSTLLMLISAFAGRDHVIRAYEDAVKECYRFFSFGDCMLII, via the coding sequence TTGGATAAATACAGCCTCAGTTATTATGATTATTATCTGCCCCAGGATTTAATCGCTCAGAAACCTCTAAAAGATCGGGATCAATCCCGGATGCTTGTTTTGAACCGTAATAATGGTGAAATCGATCATTCCCATTTTAAACTCCTGCCTGAATACCTTGAAGAAGATAATCTTCTTGTCCTGAATGACACACGGGTTATTCCGGCCAGGTTAAACGGAATTATTGCTGAAAAAGAAATAGCTGTTGAACTTTTATTGCTTCATCCCACTAAGAGTGGTAAGTGGATGGCTATGGTCAAACCAGGACGAAAATTGAAGCCGGGAGTCAGGATTGAACTTGGCCTGGGATACGAAGCAGTAATCGAAGATTTTGGTCCGGACGGACTACGTATAATCAACTTTCCTTCCGCTGATCCGCTATCAGTTATCCTGCCGAAATTGGGCAAGGTACCGCTACCTCCTTATATAAAAGCCGAAGTTGATGATCCTGAACAGTACCAGACTATCTATGCCACAAGGGATGGCTCGGCCGCTGCACCTACAGCCGGTTTTCATTTTACCGAAGAGATGATTAATACTCTCCAGTTCAAGGGAGTTAATACCGCTTTTATTACCCTGCATATCGGACCAGGTACTTTTCAACCAGTCAAGACCGAAGATATCAGGAAACATGTGATGCACAGAGAATATTACAAAATCGACGATTCGACGGTAAATATTATCAGGACAACCCGTGAAAAGGGAAAGCGAATCATTGCTGTCGGTACGACGGTGTGCCGGGTGCTTGAAACTATCGCCGCACATAGTAACGGGAATCTGGAAAGATCGGAAGGATGGACCGATCTATTTATCTATCCCGGTTTTAAGTTTCAGCTGGTTGACGCTATGCTGACTAATTTTCATCTGCCGCGTTCTACCCTGCTCATGTTGATCAGCGCCTTTGCCGGACGCGACCACGTGATAAGGGCTTACGAAGATGCGGTAAAAGAATGCTACAGATTTTTCAGTTTCGGAGACTGTATGCTCATAATTTAG
- a CDS encoding DUF2905 domain-containing protein gives MSNLESIGKLLIIGGGIIVATGLVIYLLSRLGLGRLPGDIFIQRENITFYFPLATMLLISIILTILLNIFRR, from the coding sequence ATGTCAAATCTCGAATCCATCGGAAAACTGCTAATCATTGGTGGCGGCATAATAGTTGCTACAGGTCTGGTTATCTATTTACTGAGCAGACTAGGTCTGGGTCGTTTACCGGGGGATATCTTCATCCAGCGGGAGAACATAACTTTTTATTTTCCCCTGGCAACCATGCTTTTGATCAGCATAATCTTGACCATTCTTTTAAATATTTTCAGGCGTTAG
- the ruvB gene encoding Holliday junction branch migration DNA helicase RuvB encodes MQERIVSAQRQSEDDPQIEIGLRPRSLNEYVGQEKIKEKLAIYIKAALDRNEALDHVLLYGPPGLGKTTLAHIIAVEMGVNIRITSGPAIERPGDLAAILTNLGHGDVLFIDEIHRLSRSVEEILYPAMEDNALDIIIGKGPGARSLRLELPPFTLIGATVRAGLLTSPLRDRFGVVDRLEFYSPEELEQIIMRSAGILNVSTEKEGAASIARASRGTPRVANRLLKRVRDYAQVKADNVITGPVADEALQMLQLDHLGLDEIDRRLLTALIDKYEGGPVGLDTLAACISEEPETLEDVYEPYLMQLGFLKRTPRGRMVTGEVYKYLNLQPKENPQQKLW; translated from the coding sequence ATGCAGGAGAGGATCGTATCAGCTCAAAGACAATCTGAAGACGACCCCCAGATCGAGATCGGTTTAAGGCCAAGGTCACTCAATGAATATGTGGGGCAGGAAAAAATCAAAGAGAAACTGGCCATCTATATTAAGGCTGCTCTTGACCGTAATGAAGCTCTCGACCATGTTCTCCTCTACGGCCCTCCGGGACTGGGTAAAACCACCCTGGCACATATCATCGCTGTTGAAATGGGGGTTAACATCAGGATAACTTCGGGACCTGCAATTGAAAGACCGGGAGACCTGGCGGCCATTTTGACCAACCTGGGTCACGGTGATGTACTCTTTATTGATGAAATCCACCGCCTCAGTCGTTCTGTCGAAGAAATTCTCTACCCGGCCATGGAAGACAATGCCTTAGATATTATTATCGGTAAGGGTCCGGGGGCTAGATCGCTTCGCCTTGAACTCCCGCCTTTCACCCTGATTGGTGCAACGGTCAGAGCAGGTTTACTTACTTCACCTCTACGCGATCGTTTTGGCGTTGTTGACCGGCTTGAATTCTACTCGCCGGAAGAACTGGAACAGATTATCATGCGTTCAGCAGGGATTCTTAATGTATCTACAGAAAAAGAGGGAGCGGCTTCGATAGCCCGGGCATCGCGCGGTACACCGCGTGTGGCCAATCGTTTACTGAAAAGGGTCCGGGACTACGCCCAGGTTAAAGCCGATAATGTGATAACCGGACCGGTGGCAGATGAAGCGCTTCAGATGCTACAGCTCGATCATCTCGGTCTTGATGAAATCGACCGAAGACTCTTGACTGCCTTGATCGACAAATACGAAGGCGGACCTGTAGGCCTGGACACTCTCGCCGCCTGCATCAGCGAAGAACCGGAAACCCTGGAAGATGTCTATGAGCCTTACCTGATGCAGCTGGGCTTTTTGAAACGAACTCCCCGCGGCCGTATGGTCACCGGCGAAGTGTACAAGTATCTTAACCTGCAACCCAAAGAAAATCCCCAACAAAAACTCTGGTAA
- the ruvA gene encoding Holliday junction branch migration protein RuvA yields the protein MIDSLTGRLVAAAVGKAVLEIGGIGFSLDMPPAGDDLHSFIGKEITIYTRLLVKDDELLLYGFRAVEERKLFNLILGVSGFGPRLALSLLGIFNVSQLYVAVLEENIAQLCRAPGIGRKAAQRLILEIKEKLPKVLSAEELAVDHELAAGLSIYDEITEALCALGYSRGEAAAAVSRAVDQNKEASREELLKRALKSMGQK from the coding sequence GTGATTGATTCTTTAACAGGCCGATTGGTTGCAGCTGCAGTCGGAAAAGCAGTATTGGAAATCGGAGGAATCGGATTTTCACTTGATATGCCTCCAGCCGGCGATGATCTTCATTCATTCATCGGAAAAGAAATTACAATTTACACCCGGCTGCTGGTTAAAGATGATGAACTGCTGTTATATGGATTCCGGGCAGTTGAAGAGCGTAAACTATTTAACCTGATATTGGGAGTGAGCGGTTTCGGACCACGTCTGGCTCTATCCCTTTTGGGAATATTTAATGTTTCCCAGCTCTACGTGGCAGTTCTCGAAGAAAATATTGCCCAGCTCTGCCGGGCACCCGGTATCGGACGCAAAGCGGCCCAAAGGCTCATTCTGGAAATTAAAGAAAAACTGCCAAAGGTTCTTTCGGCGGAGGAACTGGCTGTTGATCATGAATTGGCTGCCGGGTTGTCTATCTATGATGAGATAACTGAAGCTCTGTGCGCCCTGGGCTATTCCCGGGGAGAAGCTGCAGCAGCTGTAAGCAGGGCAGTTGACCAAAATAAGGAAGCTTCGCGCGAAGAGCTGCTGAAACGCGCCCTGAAAAGTATGGGACAGAAATAA
- the ruvC gene encoding crossover junction endodeoxyribonuclease RuvC produces MMRIIGIDPGIAITGYGIIEERGSDYYCLESGCIRTSKDLESSMRLQSIFDQICALVDHHRPVALAIEKIFFSKNVRTAFQVGEARGVIILAAARCSLAVYEYTPLQVKQAVAGYGKAEKNQVQRMVQMLLRLKKIPAVDDEADAMAVALCHLQSHRWREAVKGGNQQ; encoded by the coding sequence ATGATGCGAATAATCGGAATAGATCCCGGAATAGCGATAACGGGATACGGCATAATTGAAGAAAGAGGCAGTGATTATTACTGCCTTGAATCAGGATGTATCCGGACCAGTAAAGACCTCGAATCATCGATGAGGCTTCAGTCAATTTTCGATCAGATTTGCGCTCTGGTCGATCACCATAGACCTGTAGCGCTGGCTATTGAAAAAATATTTTTCAGTAAAAATGTCCGCACAGCATTTCAGGTGGGTGAAGCCCGCGGGGTGATTATTCTCGCTGCAGCGCGCTGCAGCCTGGCAGTATATGAATATACACCTTTACAGGTTAAACAGGCTGTGGCCGGATATGGTAAAGCAGAAAAAAACCAGGTCCAGCGAATGGTTCAGATGCTGCTGAGGCTTAAGAAGATACCAGCAGTAGACGATGAAGCGGATGCAATGGCAGTAGCCCTCTGTCATCTGCAGAGCCACCGCTGGCGGGAAGCGGTAAAGGGAGGAAACCAACAGTGA
- a CDS encoding YebC/PmpR family DNA-binding transcriptional regulator gives MAGHSKWANTKHRKARVDAQKGKIFTKLAREIAVAAREGGEDINANFRLRLAVQKARENNMPSDNIQRAIQKGVGGGDGASYEQSNYEGYAAGGVAVLLEAMTDNRNRTVAEIRHIFSRHGGSLGESGCVSWMFNRKGLIVVDKNELSIDEDDMMLIALEAGADDVKVESDGTYSIITEIEKFEAVKQQLEDEGIAIASSEVTMLPSNSIDITDADMAARILKLMEALDEHDDVQNVYANFDIPEELMASL, from the coding sequence ATGGCCGGTCATTCGAAGTGGGCCAATACAAAACACCGCAAAGCGCGGGTTGATGCACAAAAGGGAAAGATATTTACAAAACTGGCCAGAGAGATAGCTGTTGCGGCCCGCGAGGGCGGTGAAGATATCAATGCCAATTTCCGGCTGAGGCTGGCGGTGCAGAAAGCCCGGGAAAATAATATGCCCAGTGATAATATTCAGCGAGCGATCCAAAAAGGCGTCGGAGGCGGGGACGGAGCCAGCTACGAACAGTCAAATTACGAAGGATATGCTGCAGGCGGTGTTGCCGTATTATTGGAGGCGATGACCGACAACCGTAACCGAACCGTAGCAGAAATAAGGCATATCTTTTCCCGACACGGTGGCAGTCTGGGTGAGTCGGGCTGTGTCTCCTGGATGTTTAACCGGAAAGGTTTGATCGTGGTAGACAAGAATGAACTCTCCATCGACGAAGATGATATGATGCTCATTGCTCTTGAAGCGGGAGCCGATGATGTAAAAGTTGAATCGGATGGCACATACAGCATTATTACCGAAATTGAGAAATTCGAAGCAGTGAAGCAGCAGCTTGAAGACGAGGGTATTGCCATTGCTTCATCTGAAGTGACCATGCTGCCCAGCAATTCTATCGATATTACCGATGCTGATATGGCAGCCCGGATTTTAAAATTGATGGAAGCGCTCGATGAACATGATGATGTCCAGAATGTTTATGCCAATTTTGACATTCCTGAAGAACTGATGGCCAGCCTGTAA
- a CDS encoding QueT transporter family protein has protein sequence MLFYRNKKTVFWIRAAMIGAIYALLTLIFAPISYGMIQVRIAEMLMVLPFFTPAAIPGLFVGCVIANIFGGYGIFDIVFGSLATLISAYLVSKISNKYLVPLPPVLINAVVVGMVLHLVLELPFYLTAAWVGAGQLVACYGLGLPLLLILEKRRDIFV, from the coding sequence ATGCTCTTTTACAGGAATAAAAAGACAGTCTTTTGGATCAGGGCAGCGATGATCGGCGCTATCTATGCCTTGCTCACCCTTATATTTGCACCGATCAGTTACGGGATGATTCAGGTCAGGATAGCGGAGATGTTGATGGTCCTGCCCTTTTTTACGCCGGCAGCCATACCCGGCTTATTCGTAGGATGTGTAATAGCCAATATATTTGGCGGTTACGGGATTTTTGATATCGTCTTCGGCAGTCTGGCAACTTTAATTTCGGCATACCTGGTATCTAAAATCAGCAACAAATACCTTGTACCCCTTCCCCCGGTGCTTATAAATGCTGTCGTAGTTGGTATGGTGCTGCACCTGGTGCTCGAATTACCGTTTTACTTAACTGCAGCATGGGTCGGGGCCGGGCAGCTGGTAGCCTGTTACGGACTCGGTTTACCGCTTTTACTGATTCTGGAAAAGAGAAGAGATATTTTCGTATAA
- a CDS encoding selenium metabolism-associated LysR family transcriptional regulator: MDFEQIRAFINVASLKSFSEAGEKMFISQPSVSVRIKALEEELGVILLDRSRAREPVLTEAGRIFLDYAQSIINLQDECRMKLSGQREDTGGLVYIGSSTVPGIYLLPGLLAGFTKDSTSVDFNITILDTSAVLEGLLNYSYDLGFVGLVKPEERLTFIPLVNDELVLCTGKGLLGNEIYPDGVPVKELFRHHLIMREKGSATRQLMEKEMTDHGHKLSDFRGITYINSMEGTKQAVKEGLGIAILSKLSIQDMLEANSIDIYRIKGIEIHRQLYLVYHHSRVLGSAAQKFKDYAMTSYSSE; encoded by the coding sequence ATGGACTTCGAACAGATCAGGGCATTTATAAATGTGGCTTCGCTGAAAAGTTTTTCCGAAGCAGGAGAGAAAATGTTTATCAGCCAGCCTTCCGTCAGCGTGAGAATAAAAGCGCTTGAGGAAGAATTAGGTGTGATTTTACTTGATCGTTCCCGGGCCCGTGAGCCTGTTCTGACCGAAGCAGGCAGGATTTTTCTTGATTACGCCCAGTCGATCATTAACTTGCAGGATGAATGCCGGATGAAGCTGTCCGGTCAGAGAGAAGATACCGGTGGGTTGGTTTATATCGGGTCAAGCACTGTTCCCGGTATATATTTACTGCCCGGCTTACTGGCAGGATTTACCAAAGATTCAACTTCAGTTGATTTTAACATTACGATACTCGACACCAGCGCTGTTTTGGAAGGATTGCTGAACTACAGTTACGATCTTGGTTTTGTTGGCCTGGTCAAACCGGAGGAGCGGTTAACGTTTATTCCCCTGGTGAATGATGAACTTGTCCTCTGCACCGGCAAAGGTCTGCTCGGTAATGAAATATACCCCGATGGAGTTCCTGTTAAGGAGCTGTTTCGACATCACCTGATCATGCGGGAAAAAGGTTCGGCTACCCGGCAGTTGATGGAGAAAGAAATGACTGATCACGGTCATAAGCTGAGTGATTTCAGGGGTATCACCTATATAAACAGCATGGAAGGTACCAAACAGGCGGTTAAGGAAGGCCTTGGTATAGCAATTCTCTCCAAGCTTTCGATTCAGGATATGCTGGAAGCAAACAGTATTGATATCTACAGGATAAAAGGCATAGAAATACATCGTCAACTTTACCTGGTTTATCACCACAGCAGGGTTCTGGGAAGTGCTGCTCAAAAATTTAAAGATTATGCAATGACAAGTTATTCATCGGAATGA